One window of the Trifolium pratense cultivar HEN17-A07 linkage group LG2, ARS_RC_1.1, whole genome shotgun sequence genome contains the following:
- the LOC123905549 gene encoding ribose-phosphate pyrophosphokinase 4-like codes for MAESIVVKSPKKHVNLFYSLDCEELANKVASHSQNNITLQNIKWRSFADGFPNIFINNAEELRGQHVAFLASFSSPAQVFEQLSVIYALPRLFVSSFTLVLPFFPTGSFERMEEEGDVATAFTLARMLSNIPISRGGPTSLVIYDIHALQERFYFGDEVLPLFETGIPLLKERLQQLPDADNVVIAFPDDGAWKRFHKQFDNYSVVVCTKVREGDKRIVRLKEGHVSGHHVVIVDDLVQSGGTLIECQKVLAANGAAKVSAYVTHGVFPNQSWLRFTHKDEASEKAFAYFWITDSCPVTVKALANKAPFEVLSLAGSIANALQI; via the exons ATGGCCGAATCTATAGTGGTCAAGTCTCCAAAGAAACATGTTAATCTTTTCTACTCACTTGATTGTGAAGAACTTGCCAACAAAGTTGCTTCTCATTCGCAGAACAATATCACTCTCCAGAATATCAAATGGAG GTCTTTTGCCGATGGATttccaaatatatttataaataacgCAGAAGAGCTCCGAGGTCAACATGTTGCTTTTTTGGCTTCATTTAGCTCCCCAGCTCAAGTCTTTGAACAACTTTCTGTCATATATGCACTCCCTCGCCTATTTGTTTCTTCCTTCACATTGGTATTACCTTTCTTCCCAACTGGATCGTTTGAGCGAATGGAAGAAGAAGGTGATGTAGCAACTGCCTTCACCCTTGCAAGAATGTTGTCAAATATTCCAATTTCAAGAGGTGGCCCTACTAGTTTAGTCATATACGACATTCATGCATTGCAG GAGAGGTTTTATTTCGGAGATGAGGTTTTGCCATTGTTTGAGACTGGTATTCCTCTCCTAAAGGAACGTCTGCAACAACTTCCTGATGCTGATAAT GTAGTTATTGCATTTCCAGATGATGGTGCTTGGAAGCGATTCCACAAGCAGTTCGACAATTATTCAGTG GTTGTATGTACAAAGGTACGTGAAGGTGACAAGAGGATAGTTCGGCTCAAGGAAGGACATGTTTCTGGTCATCAtgtagtgattgttgatgatttggTTCAATCTGGAGGCACCTTGATTGAGTGTCAG AAAGTTTTAGCAGCCAATGGTGCAGCAAAAGTGAGCGCCTATGTTACTCACGGCGTGTTCCCTAACCAATCATGGTTGCGATTCACTCATAAAGATG AAGCTTCAGAGAAAGCATTTGCTTACTTTTGGATCACAGATTCTTGCCCAGTTACTGTCAAAGCTCTAGCAAATAAAGCACCTTTTGAAGTATTGAGTCTAGCAGGGTCAATTGCTAATGCCCTTCAAATTTGA
- the LOC123905548 gene encoding syntaxin-124-like, with product MNDLFSSSFKKYSDLKEQTTTDDVEAGKESINLDKFFEDVENVKEDMRTVEKLYRKLQESNEESKIVHNAKTMKDLRAKMDKDVEQVLKRVKIIKGKLEALERSNAANRNIPGCGPGSSADRTRTSVVSGLGKKLKDLMDDFQGLRARMQQEYKETIERRYFTITGEKADEDTIENLISSGESETFMQRAIQEQGRGQIMDTISEIQERHDAVKEIEKNLIELHQVFLDMAALVESQGQQLNNIESHVAHASSFVRRGTEQLQEAREHQKESRKWTCYAILLGIVLIIVILFPFLMSILPHLIL from the coding sequence atgaATGACTTATTCTCAAGCTCCTTCAAGAAATATAGTGACTTGAAGGAGCAAACTACCACTGATGATGTTGAAGCAGGTAAAGAAAGTATCAACCTTGATAAATTCTTTGAAGATGTTGAGAATGTGAAAGAAGACATGAGAACAGTTGAGAAGCTATATAGAAAATTACAAGAGTCTAATGAAGAAAGCAAAATTGTCCACAATGCTAAAACAATGAAAGATCTTAGAGCAAAGATGGATAAAGATGTTGAACAGGTTCTTAAAAGAGTTAAAATCATAAAAGGTAAGCTCGAAGCATTAGAACGTTCTAATGCTGCGAATAGAAATATTCCGGGATGTGGTCCCGGTTCATCGGCAGATAGAACAAGAACTTCTGTGGTTAGTGGATTGGGAAAAAAACTTAAAGATCTGATGGATGATTTTCAAGGATTAAGAGCTAGAATGCAACAAGAATATAAGGAAACAATTGAAAGAAGGTATTTTACAATAACAGGTGAAAAAGCTGATGAAGATACTATTGAGAATTTGATATCAAGTGGTGAAAGTGAAACTTTTATGCAAAGAGCAATTCAAGAACAAGGTAGAGGTCAAATTATGGATACAATATCTGAGATACAAGAAAGACATGATGCTGttaaagaaatagagaaaaattTGATTGAGTTACATCAAGTTTTTTTGGATATGGCAGCACTTGTTGAATCACAAGGACAACAATTGAATAATATCGAGTCTCATGTCGCGCATGCAAGTTCTTTTGTTAGACGAGGAACCGAACAACTTCAAGAAGCAAGAGAGCATCAAAAAGAATCAAGGAAATGGACATGTTATGCAATACTTCTCGGTATTGTTCTTATCATTGTGATCCTATTTCCATTCTTGATGTCAATTCTACCTCACTTGATACTTTAG
- the LOC123905551 gene encoding pre-mRNA-splicing factor SYF1-like, whose product MAAIPSELYPSENDLVYEEELLRNTFNLKLWWRYLIARSDSPFKKRFVIYERALKALPGSYKLWYAYLRERLEIVRSLPVTHSMFETLNNTFERALVTMHKMPRIWILYLETLTKQKLVTRTRRTFDRALCALPVTQHDRIWEHYLYFVSQKGIPIETSFRVYRRYLQYDPNHIEDFIEFLINSEKWQEAAERLASVMNDDKFYSIKGKTKHRLWLELCDLLTRHANDVSGLNVDAIIRGGIRKFSDEVGRLWTSLAEYYIRRGLHEKARDVFEEGMSTVVTVRDFSVIFDSYSQFEESMLAYKMEDMGMSDEEDEEGEDGVKEEEEEEDEDIRFKYEDFDKKILRGFWLNDKKDIDLRLARFDYLMERRPELANSVLLRQNPHNVEQWHRRVKLFEGNPTKQILTYTEAVRTIDPMKAVGKPHTLWVAFAKLYEQHKDLANARVIFDRAVQVNYKTVDNLASVWCEWAELELKHKNFKGALELMRRATAEPSVEVKRKVAADGNQPVQMKLHKSLRLWTFYVDLEESLGNLESTREVYERILDLRIATPQVIINYAYFLEEHKYFEDAFKVYERGVKIFKYPHVKDIWVTYLSKFVKRYGRTKLERARELFENAVETAPADQVKPLYLQYAKLEEDYGLAKRAMKVYDQATKAVPNNEKLSMYEIYIARAAEIFGVPKTREIYEQAIESGLPDKDVKTMCLKYAELERSLGEIERARGIYVFASKFADPRSDPDFWNKWHEFEVQHGNEDTFREMLRIKRSVSASYSQTHFILPEYLMQKDQTVNLDEAKDKLKEAGIPEDEMAALERQLAPAADKAKERKVGFVSAGVESQSDGGIKTNANHEEIELPEENDSDEDDGDNIEIAQKDVPSAVFGGLIRKRDELETNEVEGGAKEKDDENRLGALERIKKLRRN is encoded by the exons ATGGCGGCGATTCCATCAGAATTATATCCATCAGAAAACGACTTAGTTTACGAAGAAGAGTTACTTCGTAATACTTTCAATCTCAAACTATGGTGGCGATACCTTATCGCAAGATCAGATTCGCCGTTCAAAAAGCGTTTCGTTATCTACGAACGTGCCCTCAAAGCTCTTCCTGGAAGCTACAAACTCTGGTACGCTTATCTCCGTGAACGTCTCGAAATTGTTCGGAGTCTCCCCGTTACTCATTCAATGTTTGAAACCCTAAATAATACTTTTGAACGTGCACTTGTTACAATGCATAAAATGCCACGAATTTGGATCTTGTATCTTGAAACCCTAACAAAGCAGAAATTAGTTACAAGAACTAGGAGAACTTTTGATAGAGCTCTCTGTGCTCTTCCGGTTACTCAGCATGATAGAATTTGGGAGCATTATTTGTATTTTGTTAGCCAAAAGGGGATTCCTATAGAAACCTCTTTTAGGGTTTATCGTAGGTACCTGCAATATGATCCTAATCACATTGAggattttattgaatttttgattaattctGAAAAGTGGCAAGAGGCTGCTGAGAGGTTGGCTTCCGTTATGAATGACGATAAATTTTATTCGATAAAGGGGAAGACTAAGCATAGGCTTTGGCTAGAGTTGTGTGATTTGTTGACTAGGCATGCCAATGATGTTTCTGGGTTGAATGTTGATGCGATTATTAGGGGTGGGATTAGGAAGTTTTCTGATGAGGTTGGTCGATTATGGACTTCGCTTGCGGAGTATTACATTAGGAGGGGGTTGCATGAGAAGGCTAGGGATGTCTTTGAGGAGGGGATGTCTACAGTTGTTACTGTGAGGGATTTTAGTGTGATATTTGATTCCTACTCGCAATTTGAAGAGAGTATGCTTGCTTATAAGATGGAAGATATGGGTATgagtgatgaagaagatgaagaaggtgaAGATGGAGTGAAGGAggaagaggaggaggaggatgaagaTATTCGTTTCAAATACGAGGACTTCGATAAGAAGATTTTACGTGGGTTTTGGCTGAATGACAAAAAGGACATTGACTTGAGATTGGCTAGGTTTGATTATCTCATGGAGAGGAGGCCTGAATTGGCTAATAGTGTGCTTTTACGTCAAAATCCTCATAATGTGGAACAATGGCACAGGAGGGTGAAGCTTTTTGAGGGTAACCCCACTAAGCAGATACTTACTTACACAGAGGCTGTGAGGACTATTGATCCTATGAAGGCCGTGGGAAAACCTCATACGTTGTGGGTGGCTTTCGCAAAGCTTTACGAGCAGCATAAAGATCTTGCCAATGCTCGGGTCATTTTTGACAGGGCAGTGCAGGTGAACTACAAAACTGTGGATAATCTGGCCAGTGTCTGGTGTGAGTGGGCTGAATTAGAGTTGAAACATAAGAATTTCAAAGGAGCACTTGAGCTTATGAGACGGGCTACGGCAGAGCCATCAGTTGAGGTCAAACGAAAAG TGGCGGCTGATGGGAATCAACCGGTGCAGATGAAACTTCATAAATCTTTGAGACTGTGGACTTTTTATGTTGATTTGGAGGAAAGTCTAGGTAATTTGGAGTCTACTCGGGAAGTTTATGAACGGATTTTGGATTTACGAATTGCCACGCCACAAGTAATAATCAATTATGCATACTTCCTTGAG GAACACAAATACTTTGAAGATGCTTTTAAGGTTTATGAAAGAGGAGTCAAGATATTTAAGTACCCACATGTTAAAGATATTTGGGTTACATATCTGTCTAAATTTGTGAAGAGATATGGAAGGACAAAGTTGGAGAGAGCAAGAGAGCTGTTTGAGAATGCGGTTGAAACG GCCCCTGCTGATCAAGTGAAACCTCTATATCTGCAATATGCTAAGCTGGAGGAGGATTATGGACTAGCAAAGCGAGCTATGAAGGTCTATGATCAAGCAACCAAAGCTGTTCCCAACAATGAGAAGTTAAGCATGTATGAAATATATATTGCTCGTGCAGCTGAGATATTTGGTGTACCCAAAACACGAGAGATCTACGAGCAGGCAATTGAATCTGGTCTTCCAGATAAGGATGTCAAAACTATGTGTTTGAAGTATGCTGAGCTGGAAAGAAGCTTGGGAGAAATTGAACGTGCCCGTGGAATATATGTATTTGCCTCTAAGTTTGCTGATCCACGTTCTGATCCAGACTTTTGGAATAAGTGGCATGAATTTGAGGTTCAGCATGGAAATGAGGATACCTTTAGAGAAATGCTACGAATTAAACGGAGTGTCTCTGCTAGCTACAGCCAG ACACATTTTATACTGCCCGAGTATCTGATGCAGAAAGATCAAACTGTGAATCTTGATGAAGCCAAAGACAAGCTAAAAGAGGCTGGGATCCCTGAGGACGAAATGGCTGCTTTGGAAAGGCAATTAGCCCCTGCAGCTGACAAGGCGAAAGAGAGAAAAGTTGGGTTTGTTAGTGCTGGAGTTGAATCACAGTCCGATGGAGGGATAAAAACTAATGCAAATCACGAGGAAATTGAGTTACCAGAAGAAAATGACTCTGATGAGGACGATGGTGATAATATCGAGATTGCACAAAAAGATGTCCCTTCTGCTGTTTTTGGTGGTTTGATTAGAAAGAGAGACGAGCTTGAAACTAATGAAGTAGAAGGTGGTGCAAAAGAAAAGGATGATGAAAATCGGCTTGGTGCCCTTGAGAGAATTAAGAAACTTAGACGAAACTAG
- the LOC123904503 gene encoding histone-lysine N-methyltransferase ATX3-like, with translation MAETIWNEDTISCYGCGLTLPCKTMKKVKDSSCAPQYYCKSCAKLLKSKQYCGICKKIWHHSDAGDWVRFYFSIWCLLDLIYAYFTDEGNYKKHSIIFSTIL, from the exons ATGGCAGAGACCATCTGGAATGAA GATACAATATCTTGTTATGGCTGTGGTTTGACATTGCCATGCAAAACCATGAAGAAGGTTAAGGATTCAAGCTGTGCTCCTCAGTATTATTGTAAATCTTGTGCAAAG TTACTTAAATCGAAACAATATTGTGGCATTTGCAAAAAGATTTGGCACCATTCAGATGCTGGTGATTGGGTTAGATTTTACTTCTCAATTTGGTGTCTGCTTGATTTAATTTATGCTTATTTCACAGACGAGGGGAATTACAAAAAGCACTCTATTATTTTTTCAACCATATTATAA